One genomic region from Arthrobacter sp. FB24 encodes:
- a CDS encoding globin domain-containing protein: MLSDKSFPVIEATLPLVGSRIGEITPKFYARLFAAHPELLDGLFSRSNQRNGNQQQALAGSIAAFATHLVNNPGTLPETVLARIAHRHASLGITEPQYQVVYEHLFAAIAEDLAEVITPEIAEAWTEVYWLMADALIKLEKGLYAAQANGVMWSPWRVAAKTAAGTGSMTFTLEPADDTPITPALAGQYVSVKVQLPDGLRQVRQYSLSGEAGTSRTFTTKKDDGGEVSPVLHNNVQVGDILEISNPYGEITLKEGDGPVVLASAGIGCTPTASILRSLADSGSDRQVLVLHAESDLDSWALRSQMTDDVERLDGADLQLWLERPVAGTKEGFMSLREVDLPANASLYLCGPLPFMKHIRNEAINAGIPATKIHYEVFGPDIWLAS, encoded by the coding sequence ATGCTCTCGGACAAGTCCTTCCCCGTCATCGAGGCCACCCTCCCCCTGGTCGGTTCCCGGATCGGTGAAATCACCCCCAAGTTTTACGCCCGCCTCTTCGCAGCACACCCGGAACTACTGGACGGGCTCTTCAGCCGCTCCAACCAGCGCAACGGCAACCAGCAGCAGGCGCTGGCCGGAAGCATCGCCGCTTTCGCCACCCACCTGGTGAACAACCCCGGCACCCTGCCCGAGACCGTGCTTGCGCGCATCGCCCACCGCCACGCCTCCCTCGGCATCACCGAACCGCAGTACCAAGTGGTCTACGAGCACCTCTTCGCCGCCATCGCCGAGGACCTCGCCGAGGTCATTACCCCGGAAATCGCCGAAGCCTGGACCGAGGTCTACTGGCTCATGGCGGATGCGCTGATCAAGCTCGAAAAGGGCCTCTACGCCGCACAGGCCAACGGCGTGATGTGGAGCCCGTGGCGGGTCGCCGCCAAGACTGCTGCCGGCACCGGCTCCATGACGTTCACCCTGGAACCTGCCGACGACACCCCCATCACCCCCGCCCTTGCGGGACAGTACGTGAGCGTCAAGGTCCAGCTCCCGGACGGACTGCGCCAGGTCCGCCAGTACTCGCTGTCCGGCGAGGCCGGCACGAGCCGGACGTTCACCACCAAGAAGGACGACGGCGGCGAAGTCTCCCCCGTCCTGCACAACAACGTCCAGGTGGGCGACATCCTCGAGATCTCCAACCCCTACGGTGAAATCACCCTCAAGGAAGGCGACGGGCCCGTCGTCCTGGCCTCCGCCGGCATTGGCTGCACACCCACCGCCTCCATCCTGCGCTCCCTCGCTGACTCCGGCTCGGACCGCCAGGTCCTGGTCCTGCACGCGGAAAGCGACCTGGACAGCTGGGCCCTGCGCAGCCAGATGACGGACGACGTCGAACGCCTAGACGGCGCCGACCTGCAGCTCTGGCTCGAGCGGCCGGTCGCCGGAACCAAGGAGGGCTTCATGTCGCTGCGCGAAGTCGACCTGCCGGCCAACGCCTCGCTGTACCTGTGCGGTCCGCTGCCGTTCATGAAGCACATCCGCAACGAGGCCATCAACGCCGGGATCCCCGCCACGAAGATCCACTACGAAGTCTTCGGCCCGGACATCTGGCTGGCTTCCTAA
- a CDS encoding RecQ family ATP-dependent DNA helicase, protein MANNQNAAVLSASADLPAGGTETRDQALEVLRGLVGHPEASFHDGQFEAIEALVDGGRRALVVQRTGWGKSAVYFVASLLLRRRGAGPTLIVSPLLALMRDQVAAAARAGVRAVAINSANQLEWDTVREQLAADEVDVLLVSPERLTNPSFRENQLPELIRRTGLLVIDEAHCISDWGHDFRPDYRRIADLITQLPDTVPVLATTATANSRVVHDIEEQLGDGVLTIRGALGRESLRLGVLRLQDSRDRLGWLLTHLADLPGSGIIYTLTVSAAEDTARLLAEAGHEVLAYTGRTDPADRERAEQLLKDNQVKALVATSALGMGFDKPDLGFVVHLGAPSSPVAYYQQVGRAGRGAANADVLLLPGSEDRDIWQYFATASMPSEEKAAAVLTALAEAGAAVSTVALEARVDLRRTPLELLLKVLSVDGAVERVGGGWRSTGQPWTYDAERYSRIAEARVDEQDSMVIYQDTAGCRMEYITSVLDDETARACGRCDNCAGRWFPADISASATEAAGQTLSRAGVALEPRLQWPSGMDRLGVTVKGKIKPDESLAEGRALARLTDLGWGGALREIFASGAADREVDPAMLQACVQVLREWGTGNGRDAGWSGAGRPAAIVSIPSRSKPALVDSLARGISGIGRIPYLGQLQLEHGGPTGGRGGNSAYRLAGVWDRLVVGPELEAALSGIQGQSVMLVDDLTDSRWTVTVAGRALRRAGAGAVLPLVLGQAG, encoded by the coding sequence ATGGCCAATAACCAGAATGCTGCTGTCCTTTCCGCTTCCGCTGACCTCCCCGCGGGTGGAACGGAGACCCGTGACCAGGCCCTGGAAGTGCTGCGGGGGCTGGTGGGGCATCCCGAAGCCAGCTTCCATGACGGCCAGTTCGAGGCCATTGAGGCACTGGTCGACGGCGGCCGCCGCGCCCTGGTGGTCCAGCGGACAGGCTGGGGGAAGTCGGCTGTTTATTTTGTGGCATCCCTGCTGCTCCGGCGCCGCGGTGCGGGCCCCACCCTCATCGTGTCGCCGCTGCTGGCGCTGATGCGGGACCAGGTGGCGGCAGCGGCCAGGGCAGGAGTCCGCGCTGTTGCCATCAACTCCGCCAACCAGCTCGAATGGGACACTGTCCGTGAGCAACTGGCCGCGGACGAGGTGGACGTGCTGCTCGTGTCCCCTGAGCGGCTCACCAATCCGTCCTTCCGGGAGAACCAGCTTCCTGAGCTGATCCGCCGCACCGGTCTCCTGGTGATTGACGAGGCACACTGCATCTCCGACTGGGGCCATGACTTCCGCCCGGACTACCGGCGCATCGCGGACCTCATCACCCAGCTGCCCGACACCGTGCCGGTGCTGGCCACCACTGCAACCGCCAACTCCCGGGTGGTCCACGACATCGAGGAGCAGCTGGGCGACGGCGTGCTCACCATCCGCGGAGCCCTGGGCCGTGAATCGCTCCGGCTCGGCGTGCTGCGCCTGCAGGACTCCCGCGACCGGCTGGGCTGGCTCCTGACCCATCTGGCGGACCTGCCCGGCAGCGGCATCATCTATACCCTTACGGTGTCCGCGGCCGAGGACACGGCGCGGCTGCTCGCCGAAGCGGGCCATGAGGTCCTCGCCTACACGGGCCGGACTGATCCCGCGGACCGGGAACGGGCGGAACAGTTACTCAAGGACAACCAGGTCAAGGCGCTGGTGGCCACCTCGGCCCTGGGCATGGGCTTCGACAAACCGGACCTGGGCTTTGTAGTGCACCTCGGGGCTCCGTCGTCGCCGGTGGCGTACTACCAGCAGGTGGGCCGTGCCGGGCGTGGGGCGGCGAACGCGGACGTCCTGCTGCTGCCCGGGTCCGAGGACCGCGACATCTGGCAGTACTTTGCCACGGCGTCCATGCCCTCGGAGGAAAAGGCTGCGGCAGTCCTGACCGCTCTGGCCGAGGCCGGGGCCGCCGTGTCCACCGTGGCCCTCGAAGCCCGCGTGGACCTGCGCCGCACACCGCTGGAACTGCTGCTCAAGGTCCTGTCCGTGGACGGTGCCGTGGAGCGGGTGGGCGGCGGCTGGCGCTCCACCGGCCAGCCCTGGACCTACGACGCAGAGCGGTACAGCCGCATTGCCGAGGCCCGCGTGGACGAGCAGGATTCCATGGTGATCTACCAGGACACGGCAGGGTGCCGGATGGAGTACATCACCTCGGTCCTGGACGATGAAACAGCCCGTGCCTGCGGCCGCTGCGACAACTGCGCCGGGCGCTGGTTCCCGGCAGACATCTCGGCTTCGGCCACGGAAGCCGCCGGGCAGACGCTCAGCCGCGCCGGCGTGGCACTGGAACCGCGGCTGCAGTGGCCCAGCGGCATGGACAGGCTCGGCGTGACCGTCAAGGGCAAGATCAAGCCGGATGAAAGCCTCGCCGAAGGAAGGGCGCTGGCCCGTCTGACGGACCTCGGCTGGGGCGGGGCCCTGCGGGAAATCTTCGCCTCCGGTGCGGCGGACCGTGAGGTGGACCCCGCCATGCTCCAGGCCTGCGTGCAGGTGCTCCGGGAATGGGGCACCGGTAACGGACGCGACGCCGGCTGGAGCGGGGCAGGGCGGCCCGCAGCCATCGTTAGTATCCCGTCGCGCAGCAAACCCGCCCTGGTCGACTCCCTGGCGCGCGGTATTTCCGGCATTGGCCGCATACCGTACCTGGGCCAGCTGCAACTGGAACACGGCGGACCCACCGGCGGCCGCGGAGGCAACAGCGCCTACCGGCTGGCCGGCGTCTGGGACCGCCTCGTTGTAGGACCCGAGCTGGAGGCGGCCCTGTCCGGCATCCAGGGGCAGAGCGTCATGCTGGTGGACGATCTCACCGACAGCCGCTGGACGGTCACAGTTGCCGGCCGGGCCCTGCGCCGTGCCGGGGCGGGAGCCGTCCTTCCCCTCGTGCTGGGACAGGCCGGATAG
- a CDS encoding RrF2 family transcriptional regulator, giving the protein MKINAFADVSLRAMMVLAAAPDGNLLTTQSIADAVGTPYNHVSKAMARLRELGVIDVERGRNGGSRLNEAGRRATVGQLLRQLNTRTDPADCHSLNGDCPLINECRLRGALARAREAFYRELDDIVVSTLPGTRQMAPVFQAIGLRPGI; this is encoded by the coding sequence ATGAAAATCAACGCGTTCGCGGACGTGAGCCTGCGCGCCATGATGGTCCTGGCGGCCGCACCGGACGGCAACCTCCTCACCACCCAGAGCATCGCCGACGCCGTGGGAACTCCCTACAACCATGTCAGCAAGGCCATGGCCCGGCTCCGCGAACTCGGCGTGATCGACGTCGAGCGGGGTCGAAACGGCGGCTCGCGGCTCAACGAGGCCGGACGCCGGGCCACCGTAGGGCAGCTCCTGCGGCAACTGAACACCCGGACCGATCCGGCCGACTGCCATTCGCTCAATGGCGATTGCCCGCTCATCAACGAATGCCGGCTTCGCGGCGCCCTTGCGCGGGCCAGGGAGGCCTTTTACCGCGAGCTTGACGACATTGTGGTGTCCACGCTTCCCGGCACACGCCAGATGGCGCCGGTCTTCCAGGCGATCGGACTGCGGCCCGGGATCTAA
- a CDS encoding MFS transporter — translation MSEPQSSAALTVRQEWQPRLALLVAATFFMEFLDGTVLTTAIPSIAGDFAVAPADVNITMTAYLMTVAMGIPVSGWLAERVGARRVFCAAIAVFTIASLLCALSQDLTMLTVSRVLQGAGGAMMVPVGTLVVLRRTPKEDLLRATAYLVWPGLLAPVLAPLVGGALTTFLSWHWIFLINVPLGLAAFIAALRLVPEGAGDQSRRLDWVGLLLTTAGVGALVVGLELATAHPSGPFGAISVAAGFASIAAAVLWLRRTSNPLFQLNVFGTRTFRATSTGGFAYRLTISAVPFLLPLMFQDGFGWDPLHAGAMVAAVFIGNIGIKPATTPLIRRFGFKPVLVFASLASAATFALCSLLDAGTPEPLIFALLVCSGAFRSIGFSAYASIQYADIAPGQLPSANAISATLVQLAAGAGIAVGALFLRLFAAPGAFGADPVAPYRGAFLAITVLMLLSTADSLALHRQAGAEVSRGRSAAPKAANP, via the coding sequence ATGAGCGAACCCCAGAGCAGCGCCGCTTTGACGGTACGCCAGGAATGGCAGCCCCGGCTGGCCCTGCTGGTGGCTGCGACCTTCTTTATGGAATTCCTGGATGGCACCGTGCTGACCACGGCCATCCCCAGCATCGCGGGAGATTTCGCCGTGGCCCCGGCGGACGTCAACATCACCATGACGGCCTACCTCATGACGGTGGCCATGGGTATTCCGGTCAGCGGCTGGCTTGCGGAGCGCGTGGGTGCCCGCCGCGTCTTTTGCGCCGCCATCGCCGTGTTCACCATTGCTTCGCTGTTGTGCGCCCTGAGCCAGGACCTGACCATGCTCACGGTCAGCCGCGTCCTGCAGGGCGCCGGCGGCGCGATGATGGTGCCGGTGGGGACCCTGGTAGTGCTTCGCAGGACACCCAAGGAAGACCTGCTCCGGGCCACGGCCTATCTTGTGTGGCCAGGACTTCTGGCGCCGGTCCTCGCGCCGCTGGTGGGCGGAGCGCTGACCACGTTCCTGTCGTGGCACTGGATCTTCCTGATCAACGTTCCGTTGGGCCTGGCCGCGTTCATAGCAGCCCTCCGCCTTGTTCCCGAGGGTGCCGGGGACCAGTCACGGCGCCTTGACTGGGTGGGGCTGCTGCTGACAACGGCCGGCGTGGGCGCCCTGGTGGTAGGGCTCGAACTTGCCACGGCTCACCCCTCCGGACCCTTCGGGGCAATCAGCGTGGCCGCCGGCTTCGCATCCATCGCCGCTGCGGTTCTGTGGCTGCGGCGCACCAGCAACCCGCTCTTCCAGTTGAACGTTTTTGGCACCCGGACGTTCCGTGCCACCTCCACCGGCGGGTTCGCGTACCGCCTGACCATCAGTGCGGTTCCGTTCCTGCTGCCGCTGATGTTCCAGGACGGTTTTGGCTGGGATCCGCTCCATGCCGGCGCCATGGTGGCGGCGGTCTTCATCGGCAACATCGGCATCAAACCGGCAACCACCCCGCTGATCCGCAGGTTCGGGTTCAAACCTGTCCTCGTCTTCGCCTCGCTCGCATCGGCTGCCACTTTTGCCCTGTGCTCCCTGCTCGATGCCGGAACCCCGGAACCGCTGATCTTTGCCCTGCTGGTGTGCAGCGGAGCGTTCCGATCCATCGGATTCTCGGCCTACGCTTCGATCCAATACGCCGACATCGCCCCGGGACAACTGCCGTCCGCCAACGCGATTTCGGCTACCCTCGTCCAACTGGCGGCCGGTGCGGGCATCGCCGTCGGCGCGCTGTTCCTCCGGCTCTTCGCCGCCCCCGGCGCTTTCGGCGCCGACCCCGTTGCGCCCTACCGAGGGGCATTCCTGGCCATCACAGTGCTGATGCTGCTCAGCACCGCTGACAGCCTGGCACTGCACCGGCAGGCGGGCGCCGAAGTCAGCCGCGGGCGTTCGGCGGCGCCGAAAGCCGCCAACCCCTAG
- a CDS encoding dihydrolipoyl dehydrogenase family protein, with translation MTARVEREFDVIVIGAGAVGENVADRVVQGGLTAVLIEAELVGGECSYWACMPSKALLRPGTALHGAQTVPGAEEAVTRTLDASAVLKRRDYFTSNWQDDGQVKWVEDTGIELIRGRGRLTGPRAVEVAGRDGVTYLLSARHAVVLSTGSAPTAPPVAGLAGLDYWTTREATSARSVPQSLAVLGAGVAGTELAQAFARLGSAVTLVARGGLLSMYPKDAASLVLAGLRADGVDVRLNTGTEKVSRNGDGSYTVALADGDSIRAERLLVATGRHPALDGLGLEAVGLGAADGRVPPLRTDTTGLVEGMDYAGQGDGGDWLYAVGDAAGKVMLTHQGKYSARATGDAIAARAKGELQGSPEPWTRFAQTANDHAVPNVVFTDPELASVGRSVEQARKDGYNVSSVELPISVAGSSLHSEHYEGWAQLVVDEDRKVLLGATFAGPDVAELLHAATIAVVGEVPLNRLWHAVPSYPTVSEVWLRLLEEYGL, from the coding sequence ATGACGGCCAGAGTTGAACGCGAATTCGATGTCATTGTGATCGGCGCCGGAGCCGTGGGGGAAAACGTCGCGGACCGGGTGGTCCAGGGCGGGCTCACCGCGGTCCTGATTGAGGCGGAGCTGGTGGGCGGCGAGTGCTCATACTGGGCCTGCATGCCGTCCAAGGCCCTGCTTCGCCCTGGAACCGCCCTGCACGGGGCGCAAACGGTCCCCGGCGCCGAGGAGGCGGTCACGCGTACCCTGGATGCCTCCGCGGTCCTGAAACGCCGGGACTACTTCACGTCCAACTGGCAGGATGACGGCCAGGTCAAATGGGTGGAGGACACCGGCATCGAACTGATCCGCGGCCGCGGCCGCCTCACTGGCCCGCGGGCCGTCGAAGTAGCCGGGCGCGACGGCGTCACCTATTTGCTCTCGGCAAGGCACGCCGTCGTGCTTTCCACCGGTTCGGCCCCCACGGCCCCGCCGGTTGCGGGCCTGGCGGGGCTGGACTACTGGACCACGCGCGAGGCCACGTCCGCACGCAGCGTCCCGCAGAGCCTTGCGGTCCTCGGCGCCGGGGTGGCCGGCACCGAGCTGGCGCAGGCATTTGCCCGCTTGGGTTCCGCCGTGACTCTCGTGGCCCGCGGCGGGCTACTCAGTATGTACCCGAAGGACGCCGCAAGCCTGGTGCTGGCCGGCCTCAGGGCCGACGGCGTGGACGTCCGCCTCAACACCGGCACGGAGAAGGTCAGCAGGAACGGGGACGGCTCGTATACGGTCGCCCTGGCCGACGGTGACAGCATCAGGGCTGAGCGTCTCCTCGTCGCCACCGGCCGCCATCCCGCACTGGACGGGCTGGGGCTGGAAGCAGTGGGACTTGGTGCCGCGGACGGCAGAGTGCCACCGCTTCGCACGGATACCACCGGCCTGGTTGAGGGCATGGACTACGCCGGCCAGGGCGACGGCGGGGACTGGCTCTACGCGGTGGGGGATGCGGCGGGCAAGGTCATGCTCACGCACCAGGGCAAGTACTCGGCCCGCGCCACCGGGGATGCCATCGCGGCGCGGGCCAAAGGCGAACTGCAGGGCTCGCCGGAGCCGTGGACCCGCTTCGCTCAGACGGCCAACGATCACGCCGTGCCCAACGTGGTGTTCACGGATCCCGAGCTGGCCAGTGTGGGCCGGTCGGTGGAGCAGGCACGGAAGGACGGCTATAACGTGTCCTCGGTGGAGCTTCCCATCAGCGTGGCCGGGTCCTCGCTACATTCCGAGCATTACGAGGGCTGGGCACAGCTGGTGGTGGACGAGGACCGGAAGGTGCTCCTCGGGGCCACCTTTGCGGGGCCGGACGTTGCCGAACTCCTCCATGCCGCCACCATCGCCGTGGTGGGCGAGGTGCCGCTGAACCGGCTGTGGCACGCGGTGCCTTCCTATCCCACCGTCAGCGAGGTGTGGCTGCGGCTGCTTGAGGAGTACGGCCTCTGA
- a CDS encoding FadR/GntR family transcriptional regulator, whose protein sequence is MTTPGVASQARFSAQARLRALQADIMDLILDRELEAGDPLPTENELALALGVGRNTLRESLKVLQALGVVEIRHGFGMFVAPNNFDALADGLTFRGRLSLRHKGGEALELVDVRQALESGLIGSAMDTMTSGQLAAVEESVIRMEELAAAGETFVEADAEFHRRLFEPLNNTLLISLLAVFWKVYRQIHLEVGAGTEDLAETAAVHRRIYEAVADGDKALAAERLNRHFDGIRRRIHEAINE, encoded by the coding sequence ATGACAACACCAGGCGTCGCTTCGCAGGCGCGTTTCAGCGCCCAGGCCCGGCTGCGCGCTCTCCAGGCGGACATCATGGACCTCATCCTGGACCGTGAACTTGAAGCGGGTGATCCGCTGCCCACGGAAAACGAACTGGCCCTGGCCTTGGGAGTGGGGCGCAATACCCTTCGCGAATCGCTCAAAGTCCTCCAGGCGCTCGGAGTTGTTGAGATCCGGCACGGATTCGGCATGTTTGTGGCGCCCAACAATTTTGATGCGCTGGCCGACGGCCTGACTTTCCGCGGCAGGCTCTCGCTGCGCCACAAGGGCGGGGAAGCCCTGGAACTGGTGGACGTCAGGCAGGCGCTCGAATCAGGCCTGATCGGGAGCGCCATGGACACCATGACGTCCGGCCAGCTGGCCGCCGTTGAGGAATCCGTGATCCGGATGGAGGAGTTGGCCGCCGCGGGGGAGACGTTCGTGGAAGCGGATGCAGAGTTTCACAGGCGCTTGTTCGAACCGCTCAACAACACCCTGCTGATCAGCCTGCTCGCCGTCTTCTGGAAGGTGTACCGGCAGATCCACTTGGAAGTCGGAGCAGGCACCGAGGACCTCGCGGAGACGGCCGCTGTCCACCGCCGCATCTATGAGGCCGTGGCGGACGGGGACAAGGCGCTGGCTGCTGAACGGCTGAACCGCCATTTCGACGGCATCCGCCGCCGCATCCACGAAGCAATAAACGAGTAG
- a CDS encoding phosphoenolpyruvate carboxykinase (GTP), whose amino-acid sequence MGDLARLPLLEKAPTTHAGLLAWVEEVAELTQPDRIHWVDGTEEEYTRLTGELVEAGTLTRLNPELFPNSFAAFSDPADVARVEEQTFICSENQRDAGFTNNWMAPAEMKQKLRGLFAGSMRGRTMYVIPFVMGHLDAEDPKFGVEITDSAYVVASMRIMANIGTEVLDKITATNAFFVPALHSLGAPLAPGQADVAWPCNPDKWIVHFPEERSIWSFGSGYGGNALLGKKCYALRIASVMARDEGWLAEHMLILKLTSPEKKSYYMSAAFPSACGKTNLALLDPTIEGWEVETLGDDITWMRIGKEGELRATNPEAGLFGVAPGTGWGTNPNAMRAIAKGHSIFTNVALTDDGGVWWEGMTEETPAHLTDWQGNSWTPDSDKPAAHPNSRFCTPISQIDMLAEEYYSPEGVELSAILFGGRRKTTVPLVTQARSWTNGIFMGSTLSSETTAAAAGQVGVLRRDPMAMLPFIGYDAGDYLKHWISVSGKANPERLPHIFLVNWFRRTADGDFAWPGFGDNARVLKWAIERIEGKADAIETPIGFVPAGHALDLTGLDLTHAHVEDAVRVDREEWDAELASIEEWYAKFGDSLPEALRAELDALKERMADHS is encoded by the coding sequence ATGGGCGATCTCGCACGACTGCCGCTGCTTGAGAAAGCACCCACAACACATGCTGGCCTGCTGGCATGGGTCGAAGAGGTTGCAGAACTTACCCAGCCGGACCGGATCCACTGGGTCGACGGTACGGAAGAGGAATACACCCGCCTCACGGGCGAGCTGGTCGAAGCCGGAACGCTGACCAGGCTGAACCCGGAGCTGTTCCCGAACTCCTTCGCCGCATTCTCCGATCCCGCGGACGTGGCGCGCGTTGAAGAGCAGACATTCATCTGCTCGGAGAACCAGCGGGATGCCGGCTTCACCAATAACTGGATGGCACCGGCCGAGATGAAGCAGAAGCTTCGTGGTCTGTTCGCCGGTTCCATGCGCGGCCGCACCATGTACGTCATCCCGTTCGTCATGGGCCACCTTGACGCAGAGGATCCCAAATTCGGCGTCGAGATCACTGACAGCGCCTACGTGGTTGCCTCCATGCGCATCATGGCCAACATCGGCACCGAAGTGCTGGACAAGATCACCGCCACGAACGCGTTCTTCGTTCCCGCACTGCACTCCCTGGGCGCCCCCTTGGCCCCCGGCCAGGCCGACGTCGCATGGCCGTGCAACCCGGACAAGTGGATTGTCCATTTCCCGGAGGAGCGTTCCATCTGGTCGTTCGGCTCCGGCTACGGCGGAAACGCCCTCCTGGGCAAGAAGTGCTACGCTCTGCGCATCGCTTCCGTGATGGCCCGGGACGAGGGCTGGCTTGCCGAGCACATGCTTATCCTCAAGCTCACCTCCCCGGAGAAGAAGTCGTACTACATGTCCGCCGCCTTCCCTTCGGCCTGCGGCAAGACCAACCTCGCCCTGCTTGACCCCACCATCGAGGGCTGGGAGGTCGAGACCCTTGGTGACGACATCACCTGGATGCGGATCGGCAAGGAAGGCGAGCTGCGCGCCACGAACCCGGAGGCCGGCCTGTTCGGCGTCGCCCCCGGCACCGGCTGGGGCACCAACCCCAACGCCATGCGCGCCATCGCCAAGGGCCACAGCATCTTCACCAACGTCGCCCTCACGGACGACGGCGGCGTCTGGTGGGAGGGTATGACCGAGGAAACCCCGGCGCACCTGACCGACTGGCAGGGCAACTCCTGGACGCCGGATTCGGACAAGCCGGCTGCCCACCCGAACTCCCGCTTCTGCACACCGATTTCACAGATCGACATGCTGGCCGAGGAGTACTACAGCCCCGAAGGCGTGGAGCTTTCAGCCATCCTCTTCGGCGGCCGCCGCAAGACCACGGTTCCGCTGGTGACCCAGGCCCGCAGCTGGACCAATGGCATCTTCATGGGTTCCACGCTCTCCTCCGAGACCACGGCGGCCGCCGCCGGGCAGGTCGGCGTGCTTCGCCGCGACCCGATGGCCATGCTGCCGTTCATCGGCTACGACGCAGGCGACTACCTGAAGCACTGGATCAGCGTCTCAGGCAAGGCCAACCCGGAGCGCCTGCCGCACATCTTCCTGGTCAACTGGTTCCGCCGCACCGCCGACGGCGATTTCGCCTGGCCCGGTTTCGGCGACAATGCCCGTGTCCTCAAGTGGGCCATCGAGCGCATCGAAGGCAAGGCTGACGCCATTGAGACCCCGATCGGCTTCGTGCCGGCGGGCCACGCGCTGGACCTCACGGGCCTGGACCTGACCCACGCCCACGTGGAAGACGCCGTCCGCGTCGACCGCGAGGAATGGGACGCAGAGCTTGCCTCCATCGAGGAGTGGTACGCGAAGTTCGGCGACTCCCTGCCGGAGGCCCTGCGCGCCGAGCTGGACGCCCTCAAGGAACGTATGGCGGACCACAGCTAG
- a CDS encoding phosphomannomutase/phosphoglucomutase produces the protein MTSDQTKTFDLSASFKAYDVRGIVGESITAEIVEAVGAAFVDVLKLEGQTVLVGGDMRPSSPEFSKAFANGAATRGANVQLLDLISTDELYYACGALNAAGATFTASHNPAEYNGIKMSKAGAQPISSESGLKDIQARAEEYLHAGSIPAAAKRGLIGVHDVLKDYSEYLRKLVDLRGSRPLKVVVDAGNGMAGLTTPAVLGDALLPKLPFDIIPLYFELDGSFPNHPANPLEPENLLDLQAAVVEHGADIGLAFDGDADRCFVIDEKGNPVSPSAITGMVARREIARAKAQGEETPTIIHNLLTSRAVPELVAHDGGRAVRTRVGHSFIKAEMAEEGAVFGGEHSAHFYFRDFWNADTGMLAAMHVLAALGEQDLPLSELGHEYEPYVSSGEINSEIEDKAGAVERVRADFAGEDVEIDTLDGSTFTARDGSWWFNLRPSNTEPFLRLNTEATDRATMERIRDRVLALVNG, from the coding sequence GTGACTAGCGACCAGACAAAGACTTTTGACCTTTCGGCATCGTTCAAGGCCTACGACGTGCGTGGCATTGTGGGCGAGTCCATTACCGCCGAAATCGTCGAAGCCGTGGGCGCCGCATTCGTGGACGTCCTGAAGCTCGAGGGCCAGACTGTCCTGGTGGGCGGCGACATGCGCCCCTCCTCCCCGGAGTTCAGCAAGGCATTCGCCAACGGTGCCGCCACCCGCGGAGCCAACGTCCAGTTGCTGGACCTCATTTCCACCGATGAGCTCTACTACGCCTGCGGTGCGCTCAACGCGGCAGGTGCCACGTTCACCGCCAGCCACAATCCGGCCGAGTACAACGGCATCAAGATGTCCAAGGCCGGCGCCCAGCCCATCTCCTCGGAGTCAGGCCTGAAGGATATCCAGGCCCGCGCGGAGGAGTACCTCCACGCGGGATCCATCCCGGCCGCTGCCAAGCGCGGCCTCATCGGAGTCCACGACGTCCTGAAGGACTACTCCGAATATCTCCGCAAACTTGTTGACCTCCGGGGATCCCGCCCCCTGAAGGTGGTTGTCGACGCCGGCAACGGCATGGCCGGCCTGACCACCCCTGCGGTACTCGGCGATGCGCTCCTGCCCAAGCTGCCGTTCGACATCATTCCCCTCTACTTCGAGCTCGACGGTTCCTTCCCGAACCACCCTGCCAATCCCCTCGAGCCGGAAAACCTGCTTGACCTGCAGGCGGCCGTTGTGGAACACGGCGCGGACATCGGGCTAGCGTTCGACGGCGACGCCGACCGCTGCTTCGTCATCGACGAGAAGGGCAACCCCGTCTCGCCGTCGGCCATCACCGGAATGGTGGCCCGCCGGGAGATTGCCCGCGCCAAGGCGCAGGGCGAGGAAACCCCCACCATCATCCACAACCTGCTGACCTCACGGGCCGTCCCGGAGCTTGTGGCGCACGACGGCGGCCGCGCGGTGCGCACGCGCGTGGGCCACTCGTTCATCAAGGCCGAGATGGCCGAGGAAGGCGCCGTGTTCGGCGGCGAGCACTCAGCGCACTTCTATTTCCGCGATTTCTGGAATGCAGACACCGGCATGCTGGCCGCAATGCATGTCCTGGCCGCCCTCGGCGAACAGGACCTCCCGTTGTCCGAGCTCGGCCACGAGTACGAACCGTACGTCTCCTCCGGGGAAATCAACTCCGAAATCGAAGACAAGGCGGGCGCCGTGGAGCGGGTCCGCGCCGATTTTGCCGGCGAAGACGTCGAGATCGACACACTGGACGGCAGCACGTTCACGGCCCGCGACGGCAGCTGGTGGTTCAACCTGCGTCCGTCCAACACTGAGCCGTTCCTCCGTTTGAACACCGAGGCCACGGACCGGGCCACCATGGAACGCATCCGCGACCGCGTGCTGGCCCTGGTCAACGGCTAG